Genomic window (Molothrus aeneus isolate 106 chromosome 29, BPBGC_Maene_1.0, whole genome shotgun sequence):
ggacagctcagtgCCACCTGGGAcatccccagtgtcaccaggcacctgtgggacagggacatcccagTGTCACCAGGCATCCGGGACAAGGACAGGAACTGAGAGCACAAGCAAGAATTCCCACAAGCCCCACCCCACAAGCCCCACCCGCACTCACCAGGacctcacaggcagcagcaggctgaATTCAAACGggaattcccatcccatcccataaTTCCCAGCCCGTTGGGAACTGAGGGCACAAATGGGaattcccatcccaccccataaATCCCACCCCATTATCTCCCCCCTCAGAAACCACTAGGATCAGGTGAAAACCCAGGAATTTAGGACTCAAACGGGACTTCCCATAAACCCCATCCCATAAATCCTGCAGGACTCACTGGGATCTCACAGGCAGCACCAGGTTGAGGACAAAACCAGGAAATCCCATAAACCCCATAAATCCCCTAGGACCCACCGggagcaggcaggcagctgtgggTTGAGGACACAAACGGGAATTCTCACCCCATAAATCCCACCCCATTCTTTCCTCTCAGAAACCACTGGGATCATGTGAAAACCCAGGAATTTCGGACTCAAAAGGCAATTCCCACAAAGCCCACCCCACAAACCCACCAGGACTCACCGTGACCGGGCAGGCAGCTGTGGGTTGAGGGCACAGGCAGCGATCCCAAACTGCTCCAGGAAGAGTTTGACCCTAAAAGCCCGAGCCAGGCTGCCCACGAAGAGCagggcccggccccgcagcaGCCGCAGCTTCAGCAGCGCCGCCAGCAGCAGGAACTTGTCCTCctctgtggcacagcacagctggaactgctgcagctgggaactGCCCGGGAGACGGGGCTCGGGGGGCAGGACATGAACctggaatggggatttggggttaaaATCCCAAAATGGGCATTGGGGAACTGCCAGATCCCAAATTGGGCATTGGGgaactgctgcagctgggaactGCCCGGGAGACGGGGCTCAGGGGGCAGAACCTGCACCTggaattggggatttggggttaaaATCCCAAAATTGGGCACTGGGGAACTGCCAAATCCCAAAATGGGCATTGGGGAACTGCCCGATCCCAAATTGGGCATTGGGgaactgctgcagctgggaactGCCTGGCAAAtggggctctgggggcagaACCTGCACCTggaattggggatttggggttaaaATCCCAAAACTGGGCACTGGGGAACTGCCAAATCCCAAATTGGGCATTGAGGAACTGCCAAATCCCAAATTGTGCACTGGGGAACTGCGAAATCCCAAATTGGGCATTGAGGAACTCCTGGAAATGGGAACTGCCCAGGAGAtggggctctgggggcagaACCTGCACCTggaattggggatttggggttaaaATCCCAAAACGGCCATTGGGGAAGTggaattcccagggatgggaaatggaGGATGGTGTTCCCAAACTTTGGTGTTTTCTGGCCCCAAACCTGCTCCTAGACACACAGTGTTCCCAAATCCCGGTGTTTTCCATCTCTGTGCCCACTGCAGAACCCCCAAACCTCACTCCAgaccccccaaaatgccccaaatcccccagatTTCTCACGGGGttgtgcagcaccagctcctgcagcgcCTCCAGCTCGGGGTTCAGGGTGGCCGACACCAGCAGGGCCTGGTAGATCTTGGGCAGGTGgctgggggggcacggggggtcAGGGGcaccccaaccccccccccaggcaccccaaaattcctctgAGTGCCCCAGAATCGCTCAGAACCCCCATAACTCCAGCGCCCCCTAAAACCTctcagggaaccccaaaatctcaaAGACCCACCCATGTCCCTCCCATTGTCCCATTCATGTCCCcctgactgtccctgtgtcccaccctGGACCCCTGCactgtccctccatgtccccttGGTTTCCCCCCCTGtctcccctgcctgtccccggtgtcccctcccaTTGTCCCCCCTACTGTCCCTGCGTCCCCCCCATACTCCCACATTGTCCCGCCATGTccctctctgtgtcccccccatgtgccctgggtgtcccctccctgtccctccagtGTCCCCCCCACTGTCccacctggctgtcccctgggtgtcccctcccATTGTCACATTGTCACCCCCACTGTTCCCCCTGGTTGTCCCCTCGCTGtctccccaggtgtccccccagtatcccctccttgtccccccgtgtccttctctgtgtcccctccctgtccccccgtgtccttctctgtgtcccctccctgtccccccatgtctttctctgtgtccccccatgccccctgggtgtcccctccttgtccccCGGTGTCcttctctgtgtcccctccctgtccccccgtgtccTTCTGTGTCCCCCCAcgtcccctggctgtcccccgTGTGTCCCCACCAGAGCAGGGCGCGGATGTCGTCCCCGAAGCCGAAGGACAGCAGCAGATCGGCCTCGTCCAGCACCAGCATCTCCAGCCAGGGCcgcagtgccaggctgtgcccggCCACGTGTGCCAGGACACGGCCTGGGGTGCCCACCACGATGTCCGGCTGCTCCATCAGCAccggcctggggacagccagggaggggtcagggacattgaggggacacccagggcattgaggggacacccagagaggggtcagggacacccaggggacacccagggaggggtcagggacacccaggggacatCCAGGGCATTGAGGGGACACCCAGAGAGGGGtcagggtcaggctgtgccCGGCCAGGTGTGCCAGGACATGGCCAGGTGTGCCCACCACAGCgcaccagcctggggacacaggggggcagctcagggacaccagggtgtggctggggacaccagggggtGACTGACCGCTGGTCAGCGAGGTCCGAGTGGCCGCAGAGCTCGGCCACGCGCAGCTGGCGGGCGCAGAAGGCGGCCAGGCGGCGCAGGGTGTGCCCCACCTGCCGTGCCAGCTCCGCCGAGGGCACCAGCACCAGCGCCCGCACGGCCTGGGGCACGGCTGGGGAcgcctggggacacacagaggacactggggtcactggggtcactgggacatcagccctgccccgcccaggGCACCGCTGGGGACACgtgggggacagcagggtcagCCCCAGTGGCCTCCAGTACACCCTGGTGCCTCCCAGTACACCCCAGTGCCCACATACCCGCCGGTGCCCCCAatcccccagttcccccagttcccccagtacCTCTTTGATGCCCAGCAGTTTGTGCAGCACGGGagtcccagttcccccagtacACCCCAGTTTCCCCAGTACCTCTTTGATGCTCAGCAGTTTGTGCAGCACGGGCAGCCCGTACGCTCCCGTTTTCCCCGAGCCCGTCCTGGCCCGGGCCAGCAGGTCCCGGCCCTCCATGGCCAGCGGGATGGCGCGGGCCTGGATGGccgtgggcactgcccagcccagctccgcCACCGCCTGCGGGCACAGCGATGGCTGTCACCATGGGGACAGCGCCATGGTGACAATCCcagtccccagtgtcccctcatgGACACACCCTGCCCATGGGGACaatccccagtgtccctccaCCCCAGGGGACTCCGGTGTCCCCTCAGGCCCCCCACCCCTGAAGGGACACCAGTGTGGCCGTCCCCTCCCCTCAGAGGGATCCCAGTGTCCCCGTGCCCTCAGAGGGTCCCAGAGCGACCTCACAACCCCCGCGCCAccccggtgtccccatccctTCTGCCCCCGATCCCTCCCCTCAGAGGAACCCCTCACCCCTCCCGGCACCCCGGCAATGGCTGCCCTCCAATCCCCCGCTCTCCTCGGCCGAACCCCTCCCGGCCCCGTTCCCGCTCACCCTCAGCAGCCGCCCGTCCAGCCCCATGTGCTCGAATCCCTTCGCTTCCATCTCTGCCGCCATCTTGGCCCCACCGCGCACGCACTTCCGGCAGCGAGGCCCCGCCCATCGACTTCCGGTGGCGCGCCCAGAGCGCCCCCTGGCGGGGGAGGACTGACAGCACCCCCGACACACCAAAATCCACCCcggggtgaatttttggggtgaaaacgCCCGGTTTTGGGCAGCAGCTGAATGCTTGGAGCGCCACGACCCactccccaccccaaaaacgTACCGACAACTCTTggtggaacaaaaaaaaacctttatttccccccccccaaaaaaacaacctcGGGGGGTGGCCCCTCTCTGCTCCCGCCATGGCAGGCAGGGCACCCGAAAATCCGCAGGGAGCACCCCAGGGTGggtgggatgggtttggggtcccAGAAGGGATCCAGGAtgggggtgggttttggggtacTCCCTGGGGtgagggtggattttggggtgccccccgagggggttttgggggactAGACAAGTTTCTTGGCCTCGAAGAAGCTCTTGAGGTGCCGCATCTGCCAGAGGccggtgaggatgaggatgacgGTCTGGGCGATGGACCACCAGAGCACGCGCTGGTTGGTGCTCTCGCTCGTCATGCGGAACCGCTCCTCCCGGTACtgaggggaaaaaccccaaaggttcaccccaaaatcccataaatccatgccaaaatcccataaattcACCCCAAAGCTGCAGGTTCACCCCAAAGCCCCATttatccaccccaaaaccccacagattcacaccaaaaccccaaaaattcatcccaaaaccccacagatttACCCCAAAACCACATGAATTCATGGTTGAATGAATTCATTCATTCAACCCCACAGattgaccccaaaacccagtggattgaccccaaatccccgtgGATTCACCTCAAACCCCACggattcaccccaaaacccccaaagacCCCTGGTGACCCCAAAGCCCGCGGTTTGACCCCGAAAGGTGCCCGCTGACCCTCTGGTAGTTCTGCTCCTTCTGGATCTGCTCCACCTGGTCGAGCAGCTGGCGCGCGCGGAGCTGCAGCTCCGTCAGCTTGTCCTTGGCAGCGATCTCGGGGTAGTTGTTGGTGTGCTCGCCCACCTGGATGTCCAGGTGCACCCGCTGCAGGACAGGGCACGGGCTGGCACCGGGGCTGGCACCAACCATGGCACCAACCATAGCAACAACCATGAATCCAGTAATGGCACCAACCATGGCAAGCTGGAGCCGTGGTGTCAACCATGGCTACAACCACAGCGCCAAAAATGGCTCCAACCATGGCTCCAGCCATGGATCCAGCAATGGATCCAACCATGGCACCAAACATGGATCAACCATGGCTGCAACGATGGCTCCAATCATGGCACCACCCATGGATCCAACCATGGCTCCAACCATGGATTCAGCCATGGATCCAACCACGGCACCAACCATGGCTCCAGCCATGGATCCAGCAATGGATCCAACCGTGGCTGCAACGATGGCTCCAACCATGGCACCAACCATGGATTCAGCCATGGATCCAACCACGGCACCAGTAATGACATCAACCATGGCACCAACCATGGCACCAACCATGGATCCAACCATGGATCCAACCATGGCACCAACCATGGATCCAACCATGGCACCAACCATGGCACCAACCATGGATCCAGCCATGGATCCAACCATGGCACCAACCATGGCACCAAACATATCTCCAGCCATGGCACCAACCATGgcaccagcactgcacagccacagggagGGCACACAGCTGTCACCAGCACTGGCACTAGAGCTGGCACGGCCTTGGGGAGAGCACCAGCACTGGcacatccccagggctggcatgggctgtgggcacagggctATCCCCAGGGCCATCCCCAAGGGTGTCCCCGGGCCGTGCCAGGCTGTTCCAGGGCATTATTACCAGCTTGCCCCCAGCGAACAGCGCCATGCGGGTGGAGTTGGAGTGCAGGCAGATCTGGTGCTCGCCCGGCGTGTGCGACGTGAACGTGAAGCGCCCCTCGGAGCCGTACTGCCGCGACATCACCACCTGTGCCAACGGGGACAGCGTCAGGGCCATGGGCACCAGGGCACTGCCACCAACACCCCCAGGGCACTGGGGTATGGCCACAAGCACCACCTGTGCCAACGTGGGGACAGCGTCAGGGCCACGGGCACAGCCACTGGCATCTCGTGGGGACactgtcactgccctgggcactggggcacagcctggggattgcccaaaccccacccagggacccctccccatgcCCAGGGGGGCACCCAAATCCCCTCATGGACCCCTCCCCATGCCCAAGGGATGCCCAGGAACCCCTCCCCGTGCCCACGAGGTGCCCAAACCCCCCTCACCTTTCCGTCGGGGTCCTTGACCTCCACGTGCATGCCCAGCCCGGGGgtggagggcaggaaggacTCGGACTGTTTGTCCCACAGCTGCGTCCGGTAATTGCCTGGCACCGAGCGAGCACAGGGGCTCAGAGCCGACCCCTGTGCCCGGTGGGCTCTGATCCCCCCCGAGCCCCTCAGTGGTTCCTCCCGCTCCCCGTGAATCCCCCCGGTGGTCTCTCCCCTTACCCCCCGCCATTCCCAGTGGTCTCTCCCGTTCCCCCCTCACGCCCCCCGCCATTCCCGGtgctccccgccgccgcccgcacCGATGACCATGGTCTCGTCGGGGATCTCCTCGATGAAGCAGCGCTTCTCGGTCTCTCCGATGTGGAAGTAGAGCCCGTGCGCGCTCCAGCCCAGCAACAGCACTGCGGCCATCGCCGCCCTCAGCGCTTCCCACGGCGCCGCCATggtccctcctgccctcccaccGGGGGCTCTCTACGCATGCGCCAGCGCCTCACCCTGCTCACCTCGCATGCGCCGCACCCTCAGCGCACGCGCAGTGCTGCCCTCGGCGCCCTGTTAGCGCCTTGCGGCTTCGCGCCTCGCTTTACGCATGCGCAACACCCACGGCCACTCAGCGCTCCCCACGCCGCCCCTGCGCGCTtcccgccgctcccgcagcgcgcatgcgcgcccgccgccgcggtGGCGCAGCGGGGAGGGCGCCGCTCTCTCGCTGCTGAGATCATGAGTTCGAGCCCCGCCACAGCCATCGCGGGGGTCTCTGTGTCCCCATGCGTGTCGCGCTGTCACTTCCCAACCCCCGGCATGTGTCCCCTCGGTTGTCACCCCGTGGGGGTGCTGAGCAATGGCGGGGGCGGGGCGCGCCCTTCTCAGGAGTGTGGCAACACCACCGGCaactttcttccttccttcctcccttcctctccgCCGCCAGCAGCGCCCGGAGCCGGGGGTCCCACTGGAACCGGGGGTAGCACCGGAGCCGGGGGTCTCAGAGAGCCGGGGGTGTCACAGCGGAGGCAGGGGAGTCACAGGAGCCGGGGGTCCCAGAGGAACCGGGGGTCCTACAGGAGCCGGGGGTCGCACCGGAGCCGAGGTCGCACCGGAGCCGGGGTCTCAGCAGAACCGGGGGTCCCATGGGTGAGCGCTGCCCGGGGACCCCGCGCACGGCCCGGAGGGGACACGGAGCGCCTGGCACGGCCGGTGCCACCGGGAGGGGTCCCCAAGGCTCGGGGGGCGCGGGCAGGGGGCGCGGGGGTCTCCGGGTGGCCGCCCTCAGCCTCGCCCTCCTCTTCCTCCGCGCAGAGGCCGAAGGCTTCGCCCTCTGCCACGCGCCCGCGCTGCAGACCAAGGTGTTCCAGTACCGGTAAGGGACAGCCCGGGGGTGGCGGGGGACAGCGGGGGTGGCACGGGACGGGGGTGACACCGAGCGGTGGCACCGCTGTCCCCGCTTTGCCCGCCAGGCTGTGGGACGTGAACCAGAGGTCGCTGTACCTGCGCGATGACCAGCTGGTGGCCGGGCACCTGCAGGGCGCCAACGCCGCGCTGGAAGGTGACACGGGGACACGCGCGGGGACACGCGTGGGGACGGGCGTGGGGACACGCGCTGAGGGTCCCCGTGTCACCCACCCGCAGAGAAAGTGTTCTGGGTGCCCAACCGCGCCCTGGAGCCCGCCCGGCTGCCGGTGATCCTGAGCGTC
Coding sequences:
- the TMED4 gene encoding transmembrane emp24 domain-containing protein 4; the protein is MAAPWEALRAAMAAVLLLGWSAHGLYFHIGETEKRCFIEEIPDETMVIGNYRTQLWDKQSESFLPSTPGLGMHVEVKDPDGKVVMSRQYGSEGRFTFTSHTPGEHQICLHSNSTRMALFAGGKLRVHLDIQVGEHTNNYPEIAAKDKLTELQLRARQLLDQVEQIQKEQNYQRYREERFRMTSESTNQRVLWWSIAQTVILILTGLWQMRHLKSFFEAKKLV
- the DDX56 gene encoding probable ATP-dependent RNA helicase DDX56, giving the protein MAAEMEAKGFEHMGLDGRLLRAVAELGWAVPTAIQARAIPLAMEGRDLLARARTGSGKTGAYGLPVLHKLLSIKEASPAVPQAVRALVLVPSAELARQVGHTLRRLAAFCARQLRVAELCGHSDLADQRPVLMEQPDIVVGTPGRVLAHVAGHSLALRPWLEMLVLDEADLLLSFGFGDDIRALLCHLPKIYQALLVSATLNPELEALQELVLHNPVHVLPPEPRLPGSSQLQQFQLCCATEEDKFLLLAALLKLRLLRGRALLFVGSLARAFRVKLFLEQFGIAACALNPQLPARSRCHVIAQFNRGLYDYIVATDEEGPAEPPRHRPRKGGTARKGDKKGDKKGDKKGQSPQCPQDPEFGVSRGIDFQNVAAVINFDVPNSVETYIHRVGRTARGDSPGTALTLALPDELEGLRRIEDTLAAENGQSMLQPYEFRMEEIETLRYRCRDAMRAVTKQAVREARLRELRQELLNSEKLKVYFEDNPRDLQALRHDRPLHPANVQPHLGHVPEYLVPPSLRGIADPNPKKRKGPRGAGARHGGKKPRGSGNPLQSFRFTRRGNKRGAKGTP